In Myxococcales bacterium, the DNA window ATCCTTCTCCGTGAAGTACGTCGGGCAATAGAGCTTGCCGTGAATGGTGAGGTTCTCGACCGAATAGGACTTGTCGATCGTGAAGGATTGCCCTGCCTCGATGGTGTAGTCCTTCGGCGCCTCAGGGTCGACGAGCTGCGAGAGCGGAGGCGGCCCTTCCTTTGGCACCGAGGGGACGAGATCGGCCGGCGAGTCGAAGCACCCGAGTGTGCCGAGCTGCGCCAGGAGCGGCGCGAGCGCCGCGAGGCGTAGGTTCTGTCGAGAGCGCGAAGTCATGAGGGCATCTCCTGCGTGAAGCCATGTGCAACAGCCACGCCACGCGCGTTGACCGCAAAGGTGCGCGAGTGCGGCCGCGTGGCGCTCGACGACGGCTCCGGCGTGGAGGGCGTCGTCTACGAGGGAAGGCTAGGGCTTGCACACAGGGGCAAGGTCAAGGGACGACGAAGGCGATTCTCGACGAGCGTGCGCTCCCGCGGTGATGACCGTCGGATCCGCCTCGCGGCGTGGCATATGGCCGGGAACGTGGTGCTCGCCGCCGAATGGGTCGATCGGGTCGAAGGGCGCCCGCGTCACGCGCGACGCGTTGAGCGGGGGTGCGATGGCGGATCGACGGTGCCCGCGCGTCACGCGCGACGCGTAGGTCGAGGCCGCTGCGGGCGGATCGCTGGATCGATCGTGCGTTCGGGGGCTCCCGTGCGAGTGCCTCGACGGGAAGACGTGCGTGCACCGGACCTGCCGGTGACGGGGCCTGTCACTTCTTGTTTTCTCTGTCGAGCAGCACCTTGACCGAGAAGCCCCCGACGACTTCCTTCGAGCCCGCGAGCCGGTAGAGCCAGTCCGAGATGTCGCGGCTCGGCACGGTCACCGCGTCGCCGAGCTTGTGGCCGATGGGGGCGACCGGGGCGTTGTCGATCCTGCCGGACACGGCGTCCGGACCGATGGAGGTGACCGTGAGCCAGATGTGCTCGACTCCGCCGCCCGTAGTGGGG includes these proteins:
- a CDS encoding DUF2314 domain-containing protein, encoding MRHLSYVVAIFAASALVASCKSSKQDPVVEVASSDPEMNAARAEAKRRFPELVKAFEARKEGDIFSVKYPFPTTGGGVEHIWLTVTSIGPDAVSGRIDNAPVAPIGHKLGDAVTVPSRDISDWLYRLAGSKEVVGGFSVKVLLDRENKK